The window TATGGTTATGATGCACCCGTTGAGATAGAACTTTATTGCGAAAAGGGTATTGCGAAGATGGTTGCAGATAAAGGTATTGTGACATTTAAAAATGGTAAAACCATCACAGCAGATGCTGATCCCCACGAAGTATTTAATTATGGTGATGTAAAATCCTATTGGGGTGTAAGCCATGTTAAACAAATAGAAAATTATTATGACAGTCTTAGAAAAGGTAAACAACCGGATATCACCGGTGAAGAAGCCTATAAGACACAAAAAATGATCTGTGCCATCTATGATGGTGGAAAATCCAAAGAACGTATTGTTTTTTAGGATAGCATACACGTTTATATGACAGCATGAAAAAGACTATTTCAACCCAATGAAATAGTCTTTTTTTGCTTTTTTCAACTAAAAAATGTCAATAAACCCAACAATTGTCAAAGTAATTTTGAAATAAATGGTTTAATATAGTAACATAATAGTGCTTGGTGGTGAATAAGCATGGCATATATAGAATCTTTAGGGAAACCAGTTCGATCCGTCATAAGAAACATAGAACGACACGCTTATCATTGGGACGAGGCCATAACAATCATAAAAGTGCTAAAAGGTATCATCCGTATTAAAATAAGGGGGAAAGAATATAGATTAGTCAAAGAAGATTTTGTCATTATTAATATCGGTGAAGTGCATCATATTGAAGCTGTTTCAAAACCAAATCTGGTTTCAGTTACGTCTATGGATGCCTCCTATTGTCAACAGGTTATTCATGATTGTGATGTGATTCTCATTCAATGCAATTCTGCGAAATACAGAGATCAATTTCCATCTAAATATGAAAAAGTCAATATGTATATTGATGAACTCTTATATCATATGGCACGATCCAACAATGATATCAATAAAGAAATCCATGTGTGTATCATACGTTTGCTGGAATATCTTGTTGATTATTTTGATTTTATTAGTATGGGTATACACCCTAAGAAGTTCAGCGAACGGATTATTAAACGTAATCGAATGATTTATAGAGATGTTTTCCTAGGGGATTCACCTCAAAAAAAACTATCCCTAAAAGAAATTGCACAACATTTCGATGTCAGTTATATGCATTTAAGAAAAGATGTCATTGAACGTTATGGTTGTGGCTATAAGGCTCTAAAATTTAATGCCATGATGGAAAGTGCAGTAAAACTGTTAATGACGACGGATTATACAATAACCCATATAGGTTATGTCACTGGTTTTTCTGATCCTAAATACCTAATAAAATACTTTAAAGAATACTATCAATGCACCCCATCAGCATTTCGCCGAACTTACGGCAAAGGTAAAAATAGGTGCATTCATTATGAAGAATACCCACTACATGCACATTATATCAAAAAGGAATAATGAGGGGCATAAGATGACAACGTAAAAGCAGCTAATCAATATTGCATGAAGATGAAGGCTAAAGGAGAGATTTATAATTGAAACTTAAGACACGTTTGATTTTTTTGAACTTAGGTATAACAACACTCATAATAGGGATTATTATCAGTATTTTATTGGTTAACACTTATTCCGATGTCCAAGAGAAAAATAAAAACAACATTCGCTTGCAGACAGCCAACATTGCTAATGAAATGGAAGCTATTCTGGACGATGCTACTCATGATGCTAAAGGTATCGCTGACTTATTAAAAAACATGAAACGTGGTGGAGCAACTGATCGTCAGATGGTGAATACGATTTTAAAAGAGGCATTAGAAGAAAATGAGAATTATCTCTACACATGGGTGGTTTTTGAACCTAACGCTTTTGATGGACAAGATGCCAGCTCTCGAAATAAACCTGGTAGTGATGGGACAGGAAGATTTTTACCAGCATGGGGAAGAAGTGGGAATGAGCTTATCCTTGAACCATTACCTGATGTGGAAGAACAAGTGTATTATAAGGAACCTAAAGCGTTAAAGAGCAGCTACATAACTGAACCTGCAACCTATGAATTAAATGGGGAAGAGGTTACAACCATTACCTTTTGTGAACCCATTATTATTGATGATAAATTCTATGGTGTAGCAGGGGTGGATATATCCCTTAAGAAGCTTACAGATATCAACAAAAGTGTCCATTTATTTGATAATGGTTTTGGCCGTTTAGTCAATAACAAGGGCATTGTACTAGCCCACCAAGACGAAACACGCGTGAATAAGATGGGCAGTGAAATTAAAAATGATCAACGTGTTAATTATCTTGAACGTATTGAAAAAGGACAGCAGTTTGAAGAAATTGCTTGGTCAGAGAGTTTAGGAAAAGATGCTTATAAATTCTTTACACCTATCCAGTTTGAAAACAGTTCACTAAAATGGACATACACCATCATCGTACCTGTCAATGAGCTTATGGCGAAAACAAACCGTTTATTCGTTATATTAGTTATCATTGCCATAATAGGTACTTTGCTCATAGGCATCAGTTTATATTATAATAGTCGATATGCTGTATCGGCAGTTGTCACCTTATCCAATATGATTGTAAAATTATCTACATATGATTTAACAACGGATGACAATAAAAAGATTAAGAAATTAGGGGGACACCGTGACGAGATTGGTCAAATGACGAAAGCGACTGTCACCATGCAGAATAATTTTATTAATCTTATAAAACATGTACAAGATGTCATCGGTCAAGTATCTGCTTCATCACAACAATTAAACGCCACAACCCAACAGGCTGCCAATAGTTCAGAAGAAGTGGCAAGAACCATTACAGAACTAGCCAGTGGCGCTATGGACCAAGCCAGAGAGACTGAAATTGGTTCCGGTAAGATTGGTGAATTAGGAGAACTCATCAAAGATAATCAAGAACAGATGAAAAACGTTAACGATACAACCAATGATGCCATTAAGCTAATAGATGAAGGTCTACTGGTCATTGAAGACCTAACGGCAAAAACAAAAGATAGCGGCGAGGCAGCAAAAGATATCTTTGCCATGATTAAGAAAACAGATGAAAGTTCAGCTAAAATAGGGCAAGCCAGTCAAGTCATTGCTTCTATTGCCGAGCAAACCAATCTTTTGGCTTTAAATGCAGCCATAGAAGCGGCACGTGCAGGAGAAGCAGGAAAAGGATTCGCTGTGGTAGCTGATGAAATTAGACTGTTAGCGGAGCAATCAACCAGCTCCACAAAAGATATTGATGATGTGGTTACAGAACTAAAAACCAACTCAAATCATGCGGTCATGCGCATGAAAGAAGTTAGCGAGATTGTACAGAAACAAGTAGAAAGTGTAGACGTTACAGATAATAAATACCGTGATATAGCTAAATCCATCAAACATGCAGAGCATGCCATTGGTATAATGAATACCTCTGTAGCAGATATGGAATTAAAAAAATCCAATATCCTTGATATTATACAGTCCCTATCAGCCATAGCAGAAGAAAATGCGGCAGGGTCCGAAGAAGCATCTGCATCAACCCAAGAGCAATCTGCTACCATTCAACAAATAGCTGATGCTAGTGATTATTTATCTCAACAAGCTCAATCTCTGCAAGAAGCCATATCTAAATTTAAAATCAAATAGATGGGATATGTATGTAAATGAACGAGGTCATACACATAAAAAAGAGCTATTTTCAACCATTTGAAAATAGCCTTTTTACATATATAATCGTTCATAATTGAGCACCAACCAATAGATTCTATTGATGGCCAAAACTTCCTTTAAGAGGCAAGTATTAACCCTTCATTGTCTAATATCTATAGATCCACACCTTTGGATAATAGCATGGATGAACTAATGTATAGGATTGCACCTGTAACACAACTATAGATAAGGGATGCAAAAGATACGGTACTGGTAATACCAACATTATTTGATGTTTGCCATGCATCCACATTACCAAGAATTTGTATTTGAATATAAATCAAAATAAATTGGATAATACTGTAGAAGATAAAGCTGACAATACCTCCAAATTTAATATTAGCTAATAGTGTCTTTCTAATGGTAATGGCTAAGTACGCCGTAACGATTAACGTAAACCAGCTAACCGTAAGGGATACAATAATCATAACCATATCACCAACAGAAGGCAATTTAGTAAATGCTATGAATAAATCAAGAAGCATTTTGGCTTCCCCAGATAAGTCATTGAGATAGAGGGTATAGACTAAATGGTAATTAATATACATTAGGCCAATAAAAAAACCTACAGCAACGGCTGCTTCAATTAAACTCACTAATAGCTTAGAGCCAATAATTTTAAAAGCATTATTAGGTGTTAAGAACAGCATATAACCTGGTTTTTTATACAGGTCAGATGAATACATAATAATACTATCGACAAATAGCATGATTAAACCACCAAAACCTAATAAAAAGATTAAAAATACGGAAAAACCAAGTGCGGCACCACCTCTATAGATGGTATAAACGATAACAAGCTCTACGGCTACGGCAACGATAAGGGCAATGAACATCAGATTCACTTTTTTAAGTAATTCATATTTGATTAGTTTAAACATTATGCATATACCTCCTTATACAGTTCCACAATGGATTTGCCTTGCTCTTCTCGAACTTTTTCGGCCTCACCTGTGAGAACAATTTCGCCATCTTTTAGAAGAATAACATTGTCTAAGATTTTTTCCATTTCATCCACAAGATGACTTGAAATAAGGATGGTGTTACCCTCATTAGCACATTGTACAATGGCATTAAGAATCTTCTCCCTAGCAACCAAATCAATACCATTAAGCGGTTCATCTAACATAAACAGCTTGGCTTTTCTAGCAAGTGTTACAGCGATTTTTAACTTAGCAGCCATACCAGATGAGAGTGATGATACTTTAAGGTGTGGTTCCAATTGCATATACTTCAGCAATTCATCAAATCGATTTCCATCAAAATCCTCAAAGAAATCGGTAAAATAAGCGCGAACAGTTTTAATCTTCATATAGGGATAGATAAAATTATCAGTGGACATGTAGGCAGCTAATTTCTTCGTTTCAATGCCAATAAGCTGACCATCAATGCGAAGTTCACCAGAAGTTGGATGTAATAGCCCAGCAGCCATTTTCATAAATGTTGTTTTACCACTTCCATTAGGACCTAGAAAACCGTATATTTTTCCTGTTTCAAGTGCCATGGAAACATCCTTTATTGCTTTTTTTGATAAGTAACCTTTACATAGTTTTTTTGCTTCAAGTAACATTTATTGCCCCTCACTTTCCTTTAAAATAATATCAATGAGCATAGCCTTAGTGTAACCTAATTCGGTCATGCCTTCAATAAAATGATGAATAAGTTCATCAGCGATTTCATTACGAATGACTTGAATCTTCTCAGTAGACTTAGTAACAAAAGTTCCTAAACCTCTTTTACTATACGTGATACCTTCTCTTTCCATTTCCTTATAGATTCTTCCAGAAGTATTAGGATTTATACTATATTTTAGTGCTAATTCTCGTGTAGAAGGTAATTTTTCTCCTGGTTTAAGTTTACCCGTAATGATGTCTTTCTTAATCAATTGTATAATTTGAATATAGATCGGAACGCTGTTATCAAATTCCACATATTCACCTCCAAATAAATGCATGAATTAGTGAACTAGTTAAATAGTACACTAATGCTATTGTGTTGTCAAGTAAAAATTTAAAATTTATACCATTATTTTTTTAGGAAAGAATTGGAGGAAAAAGGTTTATAAAAAAAGGTTTATGACACTTAAACAAGAATACTATACTATGAAGATATTTTGTATCATAGCATATAAATAAAAGAAAAGAAGGTGACTATATGCGTATTAACACAATTTTACAGAAAGTAGACGATTTACATACCATATCCGTGGATGATACAGTGGGGCATGCGCTTTCTATTATCGAAGACAAAGGATTATTATCGTTACCGGTTGTTGAGAAAAGAACGTTCATTGGCATATTATCCAGACAATTTGTATACGAATCCTATTTCAAAGAAGATGGGGGCTCTAAAGAAGTATTTCTCAATCGACAAGTCCGCGAATTTATGCGAACCACCGTACCCTCTGTCCATGATGATCTGCTAGTGGAAGAAGCTGCTTCCATGTTTTTTGAACATAATAAATTACGGTTTATACCCGTTGTTAATGAGCAAGAGGAATTCATCGGTATTGTGACGAAGAAAGCGATTATCAATCGATTTCAGGCAATATACGGTATGCATGAGCCAAGGTTAGTCATCTATATCTATGAT is drawn from Vallitalea pronyensis and contains these coding sequences:
- a CDS encoding helix-turn-helix domain-containing protein codes for the protein MAYIESLGKPVRSVIRNIERHAYHWDEAITIIKVLKGIIRIKIRGKEYRLVKEDFVIINIGEVHHIEAVSKPNLVSVTSMDASYCQQVIHDCDVILIQCNSAKYRDQFPSKYEKVNMYIDELLYHMARSNNDINKEIHVCIIRLLEYLVDYFDFISMGIHPKKFSERIIKRNRMIYRDVFLGDSPQKKLSLKEIAQHFDVSYMHLRKDVIERYGCGYKALKFNAMMESAVKLLMTTDYTITHIGYVTGFSDPKYLIKYFKEYYQCTPSAFRRTYGKGKNRCIHYEEYPLHAHYIKKE
- a CDS encoding methyl-accepting chemotaxis protein, yielding MKLKTRLIFLNLGITTLIIGIIISILLVNTYSDVQEKNKNNIRLQTANIANEMEAILDDATHDAKGIADLLKNMKRGGATDRQMVNTILKEALEENENYLYTWVVFEPNAFDGQDASSRNKPGSDGTGRFLPAWGRSGNELILEPLPDVEEQVYYKEPKALKSSYITEPATYELNGEEVTTITFCEPIIIDDKFYGVAGVDISLKKLTDINKSVHLFDNGFGRLVNNKGIVLAHQDETRVNKMGSEIKNDQRVNYLERIEKGQQFEEIAWSESLGKDAYKFFTPIQFENSSLKWTYTIIVPVNELMAKTNRLFVILVIIAIIGTLLIGISLYYNSRYAVSAVVTLSNMIVKLSTYDLTTDDNKKIKKLGGHRDEIGQMTKATVTMQNNFINLIKHVQDVIGQVSASSQQLNATTQQAANSSEEVARTITELASGAMDQARETEIGSGKIGELGELIKDNQEQMKNVNDTTNDAIKLIDEGLLVIEDLTAKTKDSGEAAKDIFAMIKKTDESSAKIGQASQVIASIAEQTNLLALNAAIEAARAGEAGKGFAVVADEIRLLAEQSTSSTKDIDDVVTELKTNSNHAVMRMKEVSEIVQKQVESVDVTDNKYRDIAKSIKHAEHAIGIMNTSVADMELKKSNILDIIQSLSAIAEENAAGSEEASASTQEQSATIQQIADASDYLSQQAQSLQEAISKFKIK
- a CDS encoding ABC transporter ATP-binding protein, translated to MLLEAKKLCKGYLSKKAIKDVSMALETGKIYGFLGPNGSGKTTFMKMAAGLLHPTSGELRIDGQLIGIETKKLAAYMSTDNFIYPYMKIKTVRAYFTDFFEDFDGNRFDELLKYMQLEPHLKVSSLSSGMAAKLKIAVTLARKAKLFMLDEPLNGIDLVAREKILNAIVQCANEGNTILISSHLVDEMEKILDNVILLKDGEIVLTGEAEKVREEQGKSIVELYKEVYA
- a CDS encoding GntR family transcriptional regulator, coding for MEFDNSVPIYIQIIQLIKKDIITGKLKPGEKLPSTRELALKYSINPNTSGRIYKEMEREGITYSKRGLGTFVTKSTEKIQVIRNEIADELIHHFIEGMTELGYTKAMLIDIILKESEGQ
- a CDS encoding CBS domain-containing protein, translated to MRINTILQKVDDLHTISVDDTVGHALSIIEDKGLLSLPVVEKRTFIGILSRQFVYESYFKEDGGSKEVFLNRQVREFMRTTVPSVHDDLLVEEAASMFFEHNKLRFIPVVNEQEEFIGIVTKKAIINRFQAIYGMHEPRLVIYIYDFKGKLAKITDIIARAGGNIKNIVQADTEVLGLQEITMRIQSNDIKKVVKSLNSHGFDVREFSDV